The sequence CGGTACGATAGTTTTTTGAAAAAAGATCGTTCCAAAGGAAGGCATTGAAAAATAACAATTTTTGACCTAAGATGCTTATACTACTTTAAGGGAGGCCCTGCGTATGCCACGCATCATTGGAATTGATATTCCTGCGAAGAAAAAACTAAAAATAAGTCTTACATATATTTATGGGATAGGGCCAGCTCTTTCTGAAGAGATTATTGCAAAGTTGCAATTAAATCCTGAAGCTAGGGCTGCTGAATTGACGGAGGAGGAAATAGGCCGCCTCAATTCTCTCCTGCAATCAGATTATGTAGTTGAAGGGGACTTGCGACGTCGTGTG is a genomic window of Chlamydia psittaci 6BC containing:
- the rpsM gene encoding 30S ribosomal protein S13, whose amino-acid sequence is MPRIIGIDIPAKKKLKISLTYIYGIGPALSEEIIAKLQLNPEARAAELTEEEIGRLNSLLQSDYVVEGDLRRRVQSDIKRLISIHAYRGQRHRLSLPVRGQRTKTNSRTRKGKRKTVAGKKK